A genomic stretch from Sulfobacillus thermosulfidooxidans includes:
- a CDS encoding TadE/TadG family type IV pilus assembly protein, translated as MKRVWNHICQDHQGQALVEFALMVPLLLLFLFAIIQMGLIFSGFISIEQGARAGVRAASLGENSTQIGCAIYNQINTGLFPNTTVVTWTAKFSNGNPPNSSSSSTTPSPSPSASTSLPAVGVTVSTSYPLLVSLPGFGTSVPMNQHYTMIQEGGNSTGTETGSFSKSSPPSSCP; from the coding sequence ATGAAAAGAGTTTGGAATCATATCTGCCAAGATCATCAAGGTCAGGCTCTTGTCGAATTTGCACTAATGGTACCTCTCTTACTGCTGTTTCTCTTTGCCATCATCCAAATGGGGTTGATCTTTAGTGGATTTATTTCCATTGAACAAGGGGCGCGTGCTGGGGTACGTGCAGCATCACTAGGCGAGAATTCAACACAAATCGGCTGTGCCATTTATAACCAAATTAATACAGGCTTGTTTCCAAACACGACCGTCGTAACATGGACTGCAAAGTTTTCCAATGGCAATCCTCCCAATTCATCGTCTTCCTCAACGACACCATCACCATCTCCGTCTGCTTCCACATCCTTGCCCGCTGTTGGGGTTACCGTATCAACATCCTATCCCTTGTTAGTCAGCTTGCCTGGTTTTGGTACATCGGTGCCGATGAATCAGCACTATACAATGATTCAGGAAGGGGGAAATTCCACAGGAACAGAAACGGGATCGTTTTCTAAATCATCGCCGCCTTCGTCATGTCCGTAA
- a CDS encoding AAA family ATPase: MYVASQEGLRAKLVGAVKNIPGAVLDGSSTDLRQALDECATEHPGVLLIDDELLVQNIGLFEQIAALPYPIVVLASPTDAGAARRALAVKAKDFISLESWQQDLAAILSRVATPLEGEVHHDGRVIVVFSSKGGVGKTTLSVNLAIALAKASRQPVALVDLDIQFGDVAPMVGDAPLVTLYDLVKGTTHIDADMVKRALKRVANNVYILAAPNNPEEADDIRADHIVQVLQLLRETHAYVVVDTAPGYTDINVAAFDFSDTILTVCTPDVVTLRTVGQALQVFYDGFHYAKDKVRIVLNRSGSKTGVETTDIAQVLQSPVNYQLPSDGAYPVRAANEGQPLMLQFPESALARAIQNIANELVQETEGRQRTVAKKPAKLPFFARLLRKPE; this comes from the coding sequence GTGTATGTGGCAAGTCAGGAGGGACTGCGTGCCAAATTAGTGGGAGCGGTGAAGAATATTCCCGGGGCAGTTCTCGATGGCAGTTCCACCGACTTGCGACAAGCACTGGATGAATGTGCTACAGAACATCCCGGTGTTCTCCTCATCGACGATGAATTGTTAGTTCAAAATATAGGGCTTTTCGAACAAATTGCAGCTCTTCCCTATCCGATTGTTGTATTGGCTTCTCCGACTGACGCGGGCGCGGCCAGACGAGCTTTGGCGGTTAAAGCCAAAGACTTTATCAGTCTCGAGAGTTGGCAGCAAGATTTAGCCGCCATTTTGTCCCGGGTGGCAACCCCCCTTGAAGGGGAAGTGCATCATGATGGGCGGGTTATTGTGGTGTTTTCTTCTAAAGGAGGTGTCGGCAAAACCACCCTCAGTGTGAATTTGGCCATTGCCCTGGCCAAAGCCAGTCGTCAACCTGTCGCACTCGTGGATTTGGACATTCAATTTGGCGATGTGGCGCCCATGGTAGGGGACGCTCCTTTAGTCACTCTGTATGATTTGGTCAAGGGAACGACACATATTGACGCAGATATGGTGAAAAGGGCCCTCAAACGCGTTGCTAATAATGTGTACATTTTGGCGGCACCTAATAACCCGGAAGAAGCGGATGATATCCGCGCCGATCATATTGTGCAAGTCTTGCAATTGTTACGTGAGACTCACGCCTACGTCGTTGTTGACACGGCTCCTGGGTATACCGATATTAATGTTGCGGCTTTTGATTTTTCGGATACGATTTTAACGGTTTGTACTCCCGATGTGGTGACCTTGCGCACGGTTGGACAAGCACTTCAAGTATTCTATGACGGATTTCATTATGCCAAAGATAAAGTACGGATTGTACTTAACCGTAGTGGCTCCAAGACAGGCGTTGAAACCACCGATATAGCCCAAGTGCTGCAAAGCCCTGTAAATTATCAGCTACCTAGCGATGGGGCTTATCCTGTGCGTGCAGCCAACGAAGGACAGCCCCTCATGTTACAATTTCCGGAGTCGGCATTGGCCCGCGCCATTCAAAACATTGCCAATGAGCTGGTTCAAGAAACTGAAGGCCGTCAACGAACGGTAGCAAAAAAACCCGCTAAACTTCCCTTCTTCGCTCGCTTACTGCGAAAACCCGAATAA